From Saprospiraceae bacterium, one genomic window encodes:
- a CDS encoding MBL fold metallo-hydrolase, with translation MILENSLSVKFLGTGTSQGVPVIGCQCVTCLSTDPQDHRLRTSALVKYGNLHLLIDAGPDLRQQLLKNKVDRVDAVLITHEHADHTAGLDDLRPLYFLNKKPIQLYAQQRVVEDLKVRFNYIFGKNDYPGIPKIDLNVIVPGVEFKIQNRSIHPLLVHHGSLEILGFRFGSLAYLTDVKSLTDEVIQSIKNIDCLVLNALHHEAHHSHVNLEQALNLILQIKPKRTYLVHLSHNMGRMVNLRETLPANVFVAFDNLEVFI, from the coding sequence TTGATATTGGAAAATTCTTTAAGTGTAAAATTTCTTGGGACAGGCACCTCCCAGGGAGTACCTGTGATAGGATGTCAATGTGTTACCTGCTTGTCAACAGATCCACAGGATCACCGATTAAGAACCTCCGCCCTGGTCAAATATGGAAATTTGCATTTGTTGATTGATGCTGGACCTGATTTGAGACAACAGCTTCTTAAAAATAAAGTGGATAGGGTGGACGCTGTGCTGATTACCCATGAACATGCAGACCATACTGCAGGATTGGATGATTTGCGTCCTTTGTATTTTTTAAATAAAAAGCCCATTCAGCTATACGCACAACAAAGAGTGGTGGAGGACTTAAAGGTTCGATTCAATTATATTTTTGGAAAAAATGATTATCCGGGTATTCCAAAAATCGATTTGAATGTGATCGTTCCAGGGGTAGAATTCAAAATTCAAAATAGATCCATCCACCCATTGCTGGTTCATCACGGTTCATTGGAGATTCTGGGATTCAGATTTGGATCATTGGCTTATCTCACGGATGTAAAAAGTCTTACGGATGAGGTGATCCAATCCATAAAAAATATTGATTGTCTTGTGCTCAACGCACTCCATCATGAAGCACATCATTCTCATGTCAATTTGGAACAAGCTTTGAATCTCATCTTGCAAATTAAGCCCAAAAGAACTTACTTGGTGCATTTGAGTCACAACATGGGAAGAATGGTCAATCTGAGAGAAACTCTGCCCGCGAATGTATTTGTTGCTTTTGATAATTTGGAAGTTTTCATTTGA